In a single window of the Atlantibacter hermannii genome:
- the sixA gene encoding phosphohistidine phosphatase yields MQVFIMRHGDAALDAASDAVRPLTLCGCDESRLMATWLKGQKVDIERVLVSPYLRAGQTLDVVREVFTLPENVDVLPELTPCGDVRMVGADLQMLADEGVKSVLVISHLPLVGYLVSELCPEETPPMFSTSAIASVTLDPQTDKGVFNWQMSPCNLKMAKASNG; encoded by the coding sequence ATGCAAGTTTTCATTATGCGTCACGGTGACGCAGCTCTTGATGCCGCCAGTGATGCGGTTCGTCCCTTAACCCTTTGTGGGTGTGACGAATCCCGTCTCATGGCGACCTGGTTAAAAGGTCAAAAGGTGGACATCGAGCGTGTTCTTGTCAGCCCCTATCTGCGCGCCGGGCAGACGCTGGATGTGGTCCGGGAAGTGTTTACTCTGCCGGAAAATGTCGATGTTTTGCCGGAGCTGACGCCCTGCGGCGATGTTCGAATGGTCGGTGCCGACCTTCAGATGCTGGCGGACGAAGGCGTAAAATCGGTGTTAGTGATTTCTCACCTTCCGCTTGTGGGCTACCTGGTTTCTGAACTTTGCCCGGAAGAAACGCCGCCAATGTTCTCAACCTCCGCCATTGCCAGCGTAACGCTCGATCCGCAAACCGATAAGGGCGTGTTTAACTGGCAGATGAGCCCCTGTAATTTAAAAATGGCCAAAGCCAGCAATGGCTAA
- a CDS encoding Smr protein/MutS2 codes for MRYVREGTSHFELKKLRRGDYSPELFLDLHGLTQLQAKQELGALIAACRREHVFCACVMHGHGKHILKQQTPLWLAQHPHVVAFHQASKEYGGDAALLVLIEVEELRPPELP; via the coding sequence GTGCGTTATGTCCGCGAAGGCACCAGCCATTTTGAATTAAAGAAATTAAGACGCGGCGACTATTCGCCTGAACTGTTTTTGGATCTGCACGGGCTGACCCAGCTCCAGGCCAAGCAGGAGTTAGGCGCGCTGATTGCCGCCTGTCGGCGCGAGCACGTCTTTTGCGCCTGCGTGATGCACGGTCACGGCAAACATATTCTTAAGCAGCAAACGCCGCTGTGGCTGGCGCAACATCCCCACGTCGTGGCATTTCATCAGGCCTCGAAAGAGTATGGCGGTGATGCCGCGTTACTGGTGCTGATTGAAGTCGAAGAGTTGCGTCCGCCTGAACTGCCCTAG
- a CDS encoding Smr protein/MutS2 produces the protein MKKKNSLNEEDQTLFRELMRGTRKIKQDTIVHRPLRKKAHEVPVRRLIQEQVDASHYFSDEFQPLLATEGRCVMSAKAPAILN, from the coding sequence ATGAAAAAGAAAAATTCGCTTAACGAGGAGGACCAGACGCTGTTCCGGGAACTGATGCGCGGCACCCGCAAAATTAAGCAGGACACCATCGTTCATCGCCCGCTGCGTAAAAAAGCGCATGAAGTGCCGGTCAGGCGCCTGATTCAGGAGCAGGTGGACGCCAGTCACTATTTTTCTGATGAGTTCCAGCCGCTGCTGGCAACGGAAGGCCGGTGCGTTATGTCCGCGAAGGCACCAGCCATTTTGAATTAA
- the prmB gene encoding N5-glutamine S-adenosyl-L-methionine-dependent methyltransferase — translation MDKIFVDEAVNELHTIQDMLRWSVSRFSAAGIWYGHGTDNPWDEAVQLVLPSLYLPLDIPEDMRTARLTSSERHRIVERVIRRVNERIPVAYLTNKAWFCGHEFYVDERVLVPRSPIGELINNRFAGLFDGQPEHILDMCTGSGCIAIACAYAFPEAEVDAVDISTDALAVTEHNIEEHGLIHHVTPIRSDLFRDLPKVQYDIIVTNPPYVDEEDMSDLPNEYRHEPELGLAAGSDGLKLARRILACSPDYLSDHGILICEVGNSMVHLMEQYPDVPFTWLEFDNGGDGVFMLTKAQLIAAREYFSIYKD, via the coding sequence GTGGATAAAATTTTCGTCGATGAAGCAGTCAATGAGCTGCATACCATTCAGGATATGCTGCGCTGGTCAGTGAGCCGTTTTAGCGCGGCGGGCATCTGGTATGGTCATGGCACCGATAACCCGTGGGATGAGGCGGTACAACTGGTGCTTCCATCGCTTTATTTGCCGCTGGATATTCCTGAAGACATGCGCACCGCGCGCTTAACGTCCAGCGAACGCCACCGCATTGTGGAGCGGGTGATCCGTCGGGTGAATGAGCGTATTCCGGTCGCCTATCTGACCAATAAAGCCTGGTTCTGCGGCCATGAGTTTTATGTTGATGAGCGCGTGCTGGTACCGCGTTCGCCAATTGGCGAGCTGATCAACAACCGTTTTGCCGGCCTCTTCGACGGTCAGCCTGAACATATTCTTGATATGTGTACCGGTAGCGGTTGCATCGCCATTGCCTGTGCTTACGCTTTCCCGGAAGCCGAAGTTGACGCGGTGGACATTTCCACCGACGCGCTGGCGGTAACCGAGCACAATATTGAAGAGCACGGCCTGATCCATCACGTTACGCCTATCCGCTCCGACCTGTTCCGCGATCTGCCGAAAGTGCAGTACGACATTATCGTGACCAACCCGCCGTATGTGGATGAGGAAGATATGTCGGACCTGCCGAACGAATATCGCCATGAGCCGGAGCTGGGTCTGGCGGCGGGCAGCGATGGCCTGAAGCTGGCACGTCGCATTCTTGCCTGCTCCCCGGACTACCTGTCCGACCACGGTATTCTGATTTGTGAAGTGGGTAACAGCATGGTACATCTGATGGAGCAATATCCGGACGTACCGTTTACCTGGCTGGAGTTTGATAACGGCGGCGACGGCGTCTTTATGTTGACCAAAGCGCAGCTTATCGCGGCGCGCGAATACTTCAGTATTTACAAAGATTAA
- the aroC gene encoding chorismate synthase — MAGNSIGQFFRVTTFGESHGVALGCIVDGVPPGIPLTEADIQHDLDRRRPGTSRYTTQRREPDQVKILSGVFDGMTTGTSIGLLIENTDQRSQDYSAIKDVFRPGHADYTYEQKYGVRDYRGGGRSSARETAMRVAAGAIAKKYLAQKFGVVIRGCLSQMGDIPLEIKDWEQVEQNPFFCPDPDKIEALDELMRALKKEGDSIGAKVTVVADQVPAGLGEPVFDRLDADIAHALMSINAVKGVEIGDGFGVVQLRGSQNRDEITQAGFQSNHAGGVLGGISSGQQIVAHMALKPTSSIMVPGRTLNRFGEEVDMVTRGRHDPCVGIRAVPIAEAMLAIVLMDHLLRQRAQNADVSTTIPRW, encoded by the coding sequence ATGGCAGGAAACAGTATTGGACAATTCTTCCGTGTAACCACCTTCGGGGAATCGCACGGCGTGGCGCTGGGCTGCATAGTTGACGGCGTGCCGCCTGGCATTCCGCTGACCGAAGCCGATATTCAGCACGATCTTGACCGCCGCCGTCCAGGCACCTCACGTTACACCACTCAGCGTCGCGAACCCGATCAGGTAAAAATCCTCTCTGGCGTCTTTGACGGCATGACTACCGGCACCAGTATTGGTCTGCTGATCGAAAATACCGATCAACGCTCTCAGGATTACAGCGCCATCAAAGATGTGTTCCGACCCGGACATGCGGATTACACCTACGAGCAAAAATACGGCGTGCGCGATTACCGCGGCGGTGGTCGTTCGTCGGCCCGTGAAACAGCCATGCGCGTAGCGGCGGGCGCCATTGCCAAAAAATATCTGGCGCAAAAGTTCGGCGTTGTGATCCGTGGCTGTCTGAGCCAGATGGGCGACATTCCGCTGGAGATCAAAGACTGGGAACAGGTGGAGCAAAACCCGTTTTTCTGCCCGGATCCGGATAAAATCGAGGCGCTGGACGAACTGATGCGCGCCCTGAAAAAAGAGGGCGATTCGATTGGCGCGAAAGTCACCGTGGTGGCCGATCAGGTTCCTGCCGGGCTCGGTGAACCGGTATTCGACCGCCTTGACGCTGATATTGCCCATGCGCTGATGAGTATTAACGCTGTCAAAGGCGTGGAAATCGGCGACGGTTTTGGCGTGGTGCAACTGCGCGGCAGCCAGAACCGTGACGAGATCACTCAGGCGGGTTTTCAAAGCAATCATGCAGGTGGTGTATTGGGCGGCATTAGCAGCGGCCAACAAATCGTCGCGCATATGGCGCTGAAACCGACCTCCAGTATTATGGTGCCGGGACGGACGCTTAACCGTTTTGGTGAAGAAGTCGACATGGTCACCCGTGGGCGTCACGATCCTTGTGTGGGGATCCGCGCCGTGCCGATCGCGGAAGCGATGCTGGCCATTGTATTAATGGATCATTTGCTGCGGCAGCGCGCGCAAAACGCCGACGTCAGCACCACGATCCCTCGCTGGTAA
- the mepA gene encoding penicillin-insensitive murein endopeptidase, producing MKRSLIALTALLASSVTLAATPWQKVPNPIPGAPQSIGAFSNGCIVGAQALPLASDHYQVMRTDQRRYFGHPELVKFIQRFSAQVNNLDMGTVLVGDMGMAAGGRFATGHASHQTGLDVDIFLQLPKTRWTSAQLLRPQALDLVSANGKSVVASRWSPQLYNMIKLAALDDEVTRIFVNPAIKQQLCLDAGTNRDWLNKVRPWFAHRAHMHVRLRCPADSLECVEQAPPPPGDGCGEELQSWFKPAKPGSQSNEKKTPPPPPPSCQALLDEHVL from the coding sequence ATGAAACGTTCTCTTATCGCCCTGACGGCGCTGCTGGCAAGTTCTGTCACGCTGGCGGCGACCCCCTGGCAAAAAGTACCGAATCCGATCCCTGGCGCGCCGCAGTCTATCGGCGCGTTTTCAAACGGCTGCATTGTGGGCGCTCAGGCGTTACCGCTGGCTTCCGATCATTATCAGGTGATGCGCACCGATCAGCGCCGCTATTTTGGGCATCCGGAACTGGTGAAATTCATCCAGCGCTTCAGTGCTCAGGTCAACAACCTGGATATGGGAACCGTGCTGGTGGGCGATATGGGAATGGCCGCAGGTGGCCGCTTCGCGACCGGTCACGCCAGCCATCAGACAGGGCTGGATGTGGATATCTTCCTGCAACTGCCGAAAACGCGCTGGACATCTGCTCAGCTGCTGCGTCCACAGGCGCTGGATCTGGTTTCCGCCAACGGCAAATCGGTGGTGGCAAGCCGCTGGAGCCCGCAGTTGTACAACATGATCAAGCTTGCGGCGTTAGACGATGAAGTAACGCGTATCTTCGTCAACCCGGCGATTAAACAGCAGCTCTGCCTGGATGCAGGGACTAACCGCGACTGGCTGAATAAAGTGCGTCCGTGGTTTGCCCATCGCGCCCATATGCATGTGCGCCTGCGCTGCCCGGCCGACAGCCTCGAATGCGTTGAACAAGCGCCACCGCCGCCAGGTGATGGTTGTGGTGAAGAGCTGCAAAGCTGGTTTAAACCTGCGAAGCCGGGAAGCCAGTCAAATGAGAAGAAAACGCCACCGCCACCACCGCCTTCCTGTCAGGCTCTACTGGATGAACACGTACTTTAA
- the yfcA gene encoding inner membrane protein, whose amino-acid sequence MLSPLVMVGLFFIAMLAGFIDALAGGGGLLTIPALLATGMSPAQALATNKLQACGGSLSASLYFIRRKVVDLNDQKLNILMTFIGSTSGALLVQFVKSDILRQILPVLVIGIGLYFLLMPKLGEEDRQRRLYGLPFALVAGGCVGFYDGFFGPGAGSFYALAFVTLCGFNLAKSTAHAKVLNATSNVGGLLLFILGGKVVWATGFLMMAGQFIGARLGSRLVLSKGQQLIRPMIVIVSAVMSAKLLFDSHGAALLQWLGIH is encoded by the coding sequence ATGCTCTCCCCGCTGGTCATGGTTGGCCTGTTTTTTATCGCCATGCTCGCGGGATTTATCGATGCGCTGGCGGGCGGGGGCGGATTGCTTACTATCCCGGCGTTGCTGGCAACGGGGATGTCGCCAGCACAGGCATTAGCCACTAATAAACTTCAGGCTTGCGGCGGGTCGCTTTCTGCCTCGCTCTATTTTATTCGCCGTAAAGTGGTCGATCTCAACGATCAAAAGCTCAATATTTTGATGACCTTTATCGGATCTACCAGCGGCGCGCTGCTGGTGCAGTTTGTTAAATCGGATATTTTGCGCCAGATCCTGCCGGTGCTGGTAATCGGCATTGGCCTGTACTTTTTATTAATGCCCAAACTGGGCGAAGAAGACAGGCAGCGCCGTCTTTATGGCCTGCCGTTTGCTCTGGTGGCGGGCGGCTGCGTCGGGTTTTATGATGGCTTTTTCGGGCCGGGCGCAGGCTCGTTTTACGCGCTGGCGTTTGTGACGCTTTGCGGGTTTAATCTGGCGAAATCCACGGCGCACGCCAAAGTACTCAACGCGACGTCTAATGTCGGCGGGCTGTTGCTGTTCATTCTTGGCGGAAAAGTGGTTTGGGCCACCGGGTTTTTAATGATGGCCGGTCAGTTTATAGGGGCGCGGTTAGGGTCACGTCTGGTGCTCAGCAAAGGCCAGCAGCTTATCCGTCCGATGATTGTGATTGTTTCCGCTGTGATGAGCGCCAAACTGCTGTTCGACAGCCATGGCGCGGCGCTCCTTCAGTGGCTTGGGATACATTAA
- the yfcM gene encoding putative transporting ATPase — translation MSTTHHYQQLIDIFEGCFFHDFNTRLIKGDDEPIYLPADAETPWHQIVFAHGFYASALHEISHWCIAGKARREQVDFGYWYCPDGRDAQTQCQFEDVEIKPQALDWLFCEAAGFPFNVSCDNLEGDFEPDRIAFQRRVHAQVMTWLEEGIPARPARFIAALQHYYQTPPLTADRFPWPEDLS, via the coding sequence ATGAGCACCACACACCATTATCAGCAGCTGATCGATATTTTCGAGGGCTGCTTTTTTCACGATTTTAATACCCGTCTGATTAAAGGCGACGACGAACCGATCTATCTTCCGGCAGACGCGGAAACGCCCTGGCACCAGATTGTGTTCGCTCACGGCTTCTATGCCAGCGCGCTGCATGAAATTTCCCACTGGTGTATCGCCGGTAAAGCGCGCCGCGAACAGGTTGACTTCGGTTACTGGTACTGCCCGGATGGCCGTGACGCCCAAACGCAGTGTCAGTTCGAAGATGTGGAAATTAAACCGCAGGCGCTGGACTGGCTGTTTTGCGAAGCGGCGGGCTTTCCGTTTAACGTCAGTTGCGACAACCTGGAAGGGGATTTCGAGCCGGATCGCATTGCGTTCCAGCGCCGGGTGCACGCCCAGGTGATGACGTGGCTGGAAGAGGGGATTCCGGCGCGGCCAGCCCGGTTTATCGCCGCGCTTCAGCACTATTATCAAACGCCGCCGCTGACGGCGGACCGTTTCCCGTGGCCAGAAGACCTGTCCTGA
- the yfcL gene encoding protein produces the protein MIAAFEARILALIDDMVEHASDDELFASGYLRGHLTLAVAELEAGDDHSPEAVHQKVTESLQKAIGAGELTPRDQALVSGMWDTLFRKANAS, from the coding sequence ATGATCGCAGCATTCGAAGCACGCATTCTGGCGTTGATTGATGACATGGTTGAACACGCCAGTGATGACGAGCTCTTCGCCAGCGGCTACCTGCGCGGGCACCTGACGCTTGCCGTTGCGGAACTGGAGGCGGGTGACGATCATAGCCCCGAAGCCGTGCACCAGAAAGTGACAGAAAGCCTGCAAAAGGCCATTGGCGCAGGCGAACTCACGCCGCGCGACCAGGCGCTGGTTTCAGGTATGTGGGATACCCTGTTCCGGAAAGCCAACGCCAGTTAA
- the cstA_1 gene encoding carbon starvation protein A: MGYIALNRGEQINALWIVVAAVCVYLIAYRFYGLFIAKRVLVVDATRMTPAVRHNDGLDYVPTDKKVLFGHHFAAIAGAGPLVGPVLAAQMGYLPGMLWILAGVVIAGAVQDFMVLFVSTRRDGRSLGELVKEEMGNTAGVIALVACFMIMVIILAVLAMIVVKALTHSPWGTYTVAFTIPLALFMGIYIRYLRPGRIGEVSVIGLVLLIFAIISGGWVAESPTWAPYFDYTGIQLTWMLVGYGFVAAVLPVWLLLAPRDYLSTFLKIGTIVGLAIGILIMRPTLTMPSVTKFIDGTGPVWTGDMFPFLFITIACGAVSGFHALISSGTTPKMLANENQACLIGYGGMLMESFVAIMALVAACVIDPGVYFAMNSPMAVLAPAGTTDVVASAAQVVSGWGFQITPETLTQIANEVGEQSIISRAGGAPTLAVGMAYILHGALGGLMDVSFWYHFAILFEALFILTAVDAGTRAARFMLQDLLGVISPGLKRTDSLPANILATALCVLAWGYFLHQGVVDPLGGINTLWPLFGIANQMLAGMALMLCAVVLFKMKRQRYAWVALVPTAWLLICTMTAGWQKAFSPDNKVGFLAIANKFQAMIDSGNIPAQYTQAQLARLVFNNRLDAGLTIFFMVVVVVIALFSIKTALAALKVDKPTAKEVPYEPMPANYQEIVTQAKSAH, from the coding sequence TTGGGATACATCGCTCTGAATCGGGGAGAGCAGATTAACGCGCTGTGGATTGTGGTAGCCGCAGTCTGTGTGTATCTGATCGCTTACCGTTTTTACGGGCTCTTTATTGCGAAACGTGTGCTGGTGGTCGACGCCACGCGTATGACGCCTGCGGTGCGTCATAACGATGGTCTCGATTACGTTCCAACCGATAAAAAAGTGCTGTTCGGTCACCATTTTGCGGCAATCGCCGGGGCGGGCCCGCTGGTGGGGCCGGTGCTGGCGGCGCAAATGGGTTATCTGCCGGGCATGCTGTGGATCCTGGCTGGCGTGGTTATCGCAGGCGCCGTGCAGGACTTTATGGTGCTGTTTGTCTCTACCCGTCGCGATGGTCGTTCCCTTGGCGAGCTGGTGAAAGAGGAGATGGGCAATACTGCTGGTGTTATCGCGCTGGTCGCCTGCTTTATGATCATGGTGATCATTCTTGCGGTTCTGGCGATGATCGTGGTGAAAGCGTTGACCCACAGCCCGTGGGGCACCTATACCGTGGCGTTCACCATTCCGCTGGCGCTGTTCATGGGCATCTACATCCGCTATCTGCGCCCCGGGCGCATCGGTGAGGTGTCGGTAATTGGTCTGGTGTTGCTGATTTTCGCTATCATTTCCGGTGGTTGGGTGGCGGAAAGCCCGACGTGGGCACCGTACTTTGACTATACCGGCATACAGTTGACCTGGATGCTGGTGGGCTATGGATTTGTGGCGGCAGTGCTGCCGGTATGGCTGCTGCTGGCGCCGCGTGATTACCTGTCCACCTTCCTGAAAATCGGCACCATCGTTGGGCTGGCTATCGGCATCCTGATTATGCGTCCGACGCTGACCATGCCTTCTGTAACGAAATTCATCGACGGAACCGGGCCGGTCTGGACGGGTGACATGTTCCCGTTCCTGTTTATCACCATCGCCTGTGGCGCGGTGTCGGGCTTCCACGCATTAATTTCCTCCGGCACGACGCCGAAAATGCTGGCTAACGAAAATCAGGCCTGCCTGATCGGCTACGGCGGCATGCTGATGGAATCCTTTGTGGCGATCATGGCGCTGGTGGCGGCGTGCGTTATTGACCCGGGCGTTTACTTTGCCATGAACAGCCCGATGGCGGTGCTGGCTCCGGCGGGTACGACCGACGTGGTGGCGTCTGCGGCGCAGGTAGTCAGCGGCTGGGGCTTCCAGATCACCCCTGAAACCCTGACGCAAATCGCCAATGAAGTGGGCGAACAGTCGATCATCTCCCGTGCCGGTGGCGCACCGACCCTGGCGGTAGGGATGGCGTACATCCTGCACGGCGCGCTGGGCGGCCTGATGGATGTCTCCTTCTGGTACCACTTCGCGATCCTGTTTGAAGCGCTGTTTATTCTGACGGCGGTGGATGCCGGTACCCGTGCCGCACGCTTTATGTTGCAGGACCTGCTGGGCGTTATCTCTCCGGGCCTGAAGCGTACCGACTCGCTGCCCGCCAACATTCTGGCGACGGCGTTGTGCGTACTGGCCTGGGGTTACTTCCTGCATCAGGGCGTGGTGGATCCGCTGGGCGGCATCAATACCCTGTGGCCGCTGTTTGGTATCGCCAACCAGATGTTGGCAGGTATGGCGCTGATGCTCTGCGCAGTGGTGCTGTTCAAGATGAAACGTCAGCGTTATGCCTGGGTTGCGCTGGTACCAACCGCCTGGCTGCTGATTTGCACCATGACGGCGGGCTGGCAGAAAGCGTTTAGCCCGGATAACAAAGTCGGTTTCCTGGCTATCGCCAATAAATTCCAGGCGATGATCGACAGCGGCAACATCCCGGCGCAGTACACTCAGGCGCAGTTAGCGCGGCTGGTGTTTAACAACCGTCTGGATGCGGGCCTCACCATCTTCTTTATGGTGGTTGTAGTGGTGATTGCGCTGTTCTCGATTAAAACCGCCCTGGCGGCACTGAAAGTCGATAAGCCTACCGCGAAAGAGGTACCTTACGAACCTATGCCGGCAAACTACCAGGAGATCGTGACGCAGGCGAAAAGCGCCCACTAA
- the ybdD gene encoding conserved protein, DUF466 family translates to MFDTLAKAGKYLGQAAKLMVGVPDYDNYVQHIRLNHPDQTPMTYEEFFRERQDARYGGKGGARCC, encoded by the coding sequence ATGTTTGATACCTTAGCCAAAGCCGGTAAATATCTGGGCCAGGCGGCGAAACTGATGGTGGGCGTACCGGATTACGACAATTATGTTCAGCACATCCGGCTTAATCATCCCGATCAAACGCCGATGACCTATGAAGAATTTTTCCGTGAACGCCAGGATGCTCGTTACGGCGGGAAAGGCGGAGCCCGCTGCTGTTAA
- the yjiA_1 gene encoding cobalamin synthesis protein, which translates to MKDAVAVTLLTGFLGAGKTTLINHFLSHHADASVAILENEFGAVNIDGALLRGGDNVNVVELSNGCVCCSVRGEFTAALSELLAQRERGELTFDRLIVETTGLADPAPIIQTFFVEEALREALRLDAVITLADCHHISRQLDEHPVAASQLGFADRILLTKADTCDEQQHSEALARIHQINNKAEIYQIENGVCPADLWLDINAFALSDGNGLTQGFHAIRATDQPAPPRFTPFKEIKRSWNDAHSGACV; encoded by the coding sequence ATGAAAGATGCTGTAGCTGTCACCCTGTTAACCGGTTTTCTGGGCGCCGGTAAAACCACGCTGATTAACCATTTTCTCTCCCACCACGCCGATGCTTCGGTCGCGATCCTGGAAAACGAATTCGGCGCGGTGAATATCGACGGCGCGCTGCTGCGCGGCGGGGATAACGTCAATGTAGTGGAACTGTCCAACGGTTGCGTCTGTTGCAGCGTGCGCGGCGAATTTACTGCGGCGCTGAGCGAGCTGCTCGCCCAGCGGGAGCGCGGCGAACTCACTTTCGATCGCCTGATCGTTGAAACCACCGGCTTGGCTGACCCCGCGCCGATTATCCAGACGTTTTTCGTTGAAGAAGCGCTACGTGAGGCCCTGCGACTGGATGCAGTGATCACGCTGGCAGACTGCCACCATATTTCCCGCCAACTGGATGAGCACCCGGTTGCCGCCTCGCAACTGGGGTTTGCCGATCGGATCCTGCTCACTAAAGCCGATACCTGCGATGAGCAGCAACACAGTGAGGCGCTGGCGAGGATCCATCAGATCAACAACAAAGCAGAGATCTACCAGATCGAAAACGGCGTATGCCCGGCGGATCTGTGGTTGGATATTAATGCATTCGCGCTCAGCGACGGCAACGGTCTGACGCAGGGATTCCACGCTATTCGCGCCACGGATCAACCCGCGCCGCCGCGCTTTACGCCGTTTAAAGAAATTAAACGCTCCTGGAACGACGCCCATTCAGGCGCATGTGTTTGA
- the yjiA_2 gene encoding cobalamin synthesis protein, whose protein sequence is MEQCVERYGNDMLRYKGVLAIAGNPQRLIVQGVHKVVGFDYGSAWSEAETPRSRLVIIGRYLPVEELRAAFAQAAA, encoded by the coding sequence ATGGAACAGTGCGTTGAGCGCTACGGCAATGACATGCTGCGCTATAAAGGCGTTCTGGCGATTGCCGGTAATCCGCAGCGCCTGATTGTCCAGGGCGTGCATAAAGTGGTGGGTTTTGATTACGGGTCCGCGTGGAGTGAGGCGGAAACGCCCCGATCGCGGCTGGTGATTATCGGGCGTTATTTACCTGTCGAGGAGCTGAGAGCGGCGTTCGCTCAGGCTGCTGCATAA
- the mnmC_1 gene encoding Glycine/D-amino acid oxidases (deaminating) — protein MRRGLQEAGFTVRKTKGFGRKREMLTGSLDHTLPGRMLTPWYQRQAAQGEDVAIIGGGVASALLALALLRRGKRVTLYCEDASPAQGASGNRQGALYPLISHSNPALTRFFPAAFTFARRLYDALPVAFDHDWCGVTQLAWDEKSAAKIRQMLELDLPDTVARALDQQDALALTGVETGCGGITYPLGGWLCPAQLTAGAIALAETQGLRAHFHHAVTQLHHEGRWQLTFADGHQAHHDAVVLANGSKLSQFTQTAMQPVYPVAGQVSHIPTTPQLSALRQVLCYDGYLTPVNPQNQHHCIGASYHRGVENAQYSEEDQKHNRQRLIDCFPTQTWPLEVDVSAGEARVGVRCATRDHMPMVGNVADYPALLTQYQALAERSATPEEVVAAPVHPNLFMLGALGSRGLCSAPLAVEILAAQMCDEPLPMDGATLAALNPNRLWVRKLLKGKAVNPAQ, from the coding sequence GTGCGGCGCGGTTTGCAGGAAGCGGGATTCACCGTACGCAAAACCAAAGGCTTTGGCCGTAAACGCGAGATGCTGACCGGTTCACTGGATCATACCCTGCCCGGCCGCATGCTTACGCCGTGGTATCAACGTCAGGCCGCACAGGGCGAGGACGTGGCGATTATTGGCGGCGGCGTCGCCAGCGCGTTACTGGCATTGGCATTGTTGCGGCGTGGAAAGCGGGTGACGCTTTACTGCGAAGACGCCTCTCCGGCACAGGGCGCATCGGGCAACCGGCAGGGCGCACTCTATCCGCTGATAAGCCACAGCAACCCGGCGCTGACACGCTTTTTCCCCGCGGCCTTTACCTTTGCCCGCCGGTTGTATGACGCGCTCCCCGTGGCATTCGATCATGACTGGTGCGGCGTGACGCAGTTAGCCTGGGATGAAAAAAGCGCCGCGAAAATCCGCCAGATGCTGGAGCTGGATCTGCCAGACACCGTAGCGCGTGCCCTCGATCAACAGGACGCCCTGGCATTAACCGGCGTGGAAACCGGCTGCGGCGGCATTACCTACCCACTCGGCGGTTGGCTGTGCCCGGCGCAGTTAACTGCCGGGGCGATCGCGCTGGCCGAAACCCAGGGACTCAGGGCACATTTTCACCACGCGGTGACGCAATTGCATCATGAAGGCCGTTGGCAGCTGACGTTTGCTGACGGACACCAGGCTCATCATGACGCAGTGGTGTTAGCCAATGGCAGCAAACTGAGTCAGTTTACCCAAACCGCGATGCAGCCGGTGTATCCGGTGGCGGGTCAGGTAAGCCATATCCCCACCACGCCGCAGCTGTCGGCGTTGCGCCAGGTGCTGTGTTACGACGGCTATCTCACCCCGGTAAATCCGCAAAATCAGCATCACTGTATCGGTGCCAGCTATCATCGTGGAGTGGAAAACGCGCAATACAGCGAGGAAGATCAGAAACATAATCGCCAGCGGCTGATTGATTGTTTCCCGACGCAAACCTGGCCGCTTGAGGTAGACGTCAGCGCAGGCGAGGCACGGGTCGGCGTACGCTGCGCCACCCGGGATCATATGCCGATGGTCGGCAATGTCGCCGACTACCCTGCCCTGCTGACGCAGTATCAGGCCCTGGCGGAACGCAGCGCGACGCCGGAAGAGGTGGTTGCCGCGCCGGTTCACCCCAATCTGTTTATGCTGGGTGCGCTCGGTTCACGCGGATTGTGCAGCGCGCCATTAGCGGTAGAAATTCTCGCGGCGCAGATGTGTGACGAACCGCTTCCAATGGACGGCGCAACACTCGCGGCGCTCAATCCAAACCGGCTATGGGTGAGAAAATTACTGAAAGGAAAAGCGGTAAACCCCGCTCAATAG